From one Dysidea avara chromosome 9, odDysAvar1.4, whole genome shotgun sequence genomic stretch:
- the LOC136265733 gene encoding glycerate kinase-like isoform X2 — protein sequence MVKAVIDTVGSSNVITGVASVPVGSDYHHHHDLSPVRVLEGALHNLPDHNSETAAKEILSLATSATASDLFVVLVTGGGSALLSLSEDGITIDEKKLTIASLANAGASIQEVNRVRQCISKTKAGKLGMAAYPAKVLSLILSDIIGDPLEVIASGPTVLQHTYPQQCIDILHKYDITNLISDSVLTYLTRLKEITIPPTTSQRHHIINLLVGNNKIATKVADETATSLGYLTKVWSCGITGEAKSIGEVYAQSLYHLVFQEAYLMNTGDSVSPKLLNQFSKTMQDFTRTTTTPICILGGGEPVVHVKGTGKGGRNQELVLSALISLSLLDKARIDRLPDFLIASVGTDGQDGPTEYAGAYIDKSTLLHYIECGLHANSYLDNNDSTIFFELLNNGKNLIHIGPTGTNVMDLHIVIVK from the exons AGTGTTGGAAGGAGCACTGCATAATTTACCTGATCACAACTCAGAGACTGCTGCCAAAGAGATACTATCCTTAGCCACATCTGCCACAGCTAGTGACCTTTTTGTGGTGTTAGTTACTGGGGGAGGGTCAGCATTACTGTCCCTGTCTGAGGATGGTATTACTATTGACGAGAAGAAACTAACAATAGCTTCACTGGCTAATGCTGGGGCCAGTATTCAAGAGGTTAACCGAGTCAGGCAGTGTATTTCAAAGACTAAAGCTGGTAAACTTGGAATGGCTGCATATCCAGCAAAG GTTTTGTCTCTTATTTTGTCTGACATTATTGGTGATCCATTGGAAGTGATAGCCAGTGGTCCTACAGTGCTACAGCACACATATCCGCAACAATGTATTGACATTCTCCACAAGTATGACATCACTAATCTGATATCAGACTCAGTGTTGACTTACCTGACCAGATTGAAGGAAATAACTATTCCTCCCACAACCAGTCAGAGGCACCACATTATTAACTTACTTGTTGGCAACAACAAAATTGCCACTAAAGTTGCTGATGAAACTGCTACCAGTTTAGGTTACCTCACCAAAGTATGGTCATGTGGAATAACAGGAGAAGCCAAGAGTATTGGTGAAGTATATGCACAATCTTTATACCATCTTGTATTTCAAGAAGCCTACTTGATGAACACTGGGGATAGTGTTTCACCAAAACTGCTTAATCAATTTAGTAAAACTATGCAAGATTTCACACGTACAACTACAACTCCTATTTGTATTCTGGGTGGTGGGGAACCAGTGGTTCATGTTAAAGGAACTGGAAAAGGTGGGAGGAATCAAGAATTAGTTTTGTCTGCATTGATTTCTCTATCGTTATTGGACAAAGCAAGAATTGATAGACTTCCAGATTTCTTGATAGCAAGTGTAGGAACAGACGGTCAAGATGGGCCAACAGAATATGCTGGGGCATACATAGATAAGTCTACGTTACTACACTACATCGAGTGTGGCTTACATGCTAACAGCTACCTCGACAATAATGACTCAACAATATTTTTTGAACTACTAAACAATGGTAAAAACTTGATACACATAGGACCAACTGGTACTAATGTTATGGATTTACATATCGTAATAGTAAAATAA